The Stieleria maiorica genome includes the window TGCCGATCGGTCACTCGCAAACGATCAGCAGCCCGTTCATCGTCGCCTCGATGACCGAAGCCCTGCAGCCGCAATCGACCGACAAGGTGCTGGAGATCGGTACCGGTAGCGGATACCAGGCGGCCGTCTTGAGCCCCCTGGTGGAGCACGTCTACACGATCGAGATCGTGCGGGAGCTCGGTGAACGCGCCGCTGAAACGCTGGCCCGGCTCGATTATGGCAATGTTTCCACCAAGATCGGCGACGGCTTTCTGGGTTGGCCCGATGCGGCACCGTTTGACAAGATCATCGTCACCTGCAGCCCCGAATCCGTGCCCACGCCGCTGATCGAACAATTGCGCGAAGGCGGGGTGATGATCATCCCGGTCGGCGAGCGTTATCAACAAACCTTGTACCGGCTGATCAAGACCGATGGCAAATTGATTCGCGAAGCCTTGCGTCCGACGCTGTTTGTGCCGATGACCGGCGAAGCGGAAGAAAGTCGAACCACACTACCGGATCCGGCCAATCCGGAGGCCGTCAACGGAGACTTCGAAGCGGCGCCCTCGGGCGATGAAGCCTCTTTGCTGGAATTCGTCCCCGGTTGGTACTACGGACGCCAGGTCACGCAAGTGGAATCCTCCGCCGGCGACAGGGCTCCCCAGGGCAATCGCTACGCCAGCTTTCGTAACGAAACCCCTGGCCGCAACTCCCACCTGCTGCAAGGGATTGCGATCGACGGCCGCGAAGTGTCCCAGATTCGCTTGAGCGGGACGGTTCGTACCGAAGACATTCAGAAGGGGCCGGGCAGCGATGCGATGCCGATGATCGCGATCTCGCTGTACGACGAACTGCGCAGTGACCTGGGGACGTTTTATTTGGGGCCGTTTCGCGGCAGCCGAGATTGGCGCCAGCACAGTCGGTTGATCCGGGTGCCGATCAAGACCCGAGAGGCGATTTTGCGTGTCGGCCTGTTCGGAGCGACCGGCCGGGCGGACTTCGACGACGTCCGATTGGAAAAAATCGGCCGCTGAGCGGCTTCTTCCCCTCTTCGCCTTCCCAAGATCCTCCCTGGGGGCCAGAATACGCGCCCGGAACGCTCATTTTTCAGCCCTTTACCCCCACCGCAAACCACTCCCAGGCGTTCCCGTTCGATACCCAGGCGTGCCAACCCACGTCGAATCACCGCCGGTGGACTTTCCCCTACATCCAACCAAACCGGATCGATCGTGGATCGCCGCACCTACACGTTTGTCGTCGCATCGGCGGCATTCCTGTTCTTTTACCTGTCCCTCCGTGCCGTCGTCGCACCGCCGCAGCCCGAACAAGCTCCGCCGGCCGATCAAGCCGCCGAAGTTGCCGCGCAGGACGGTGGGGACGTCGCCCAGGCCGAATCGACCGCGCCGACCAGCGACGAAGTCCTGGGATCAGGCGACGAGGACGCGGAATCAGAGACCCCGGAAACAGCGGGAATCGCATCGACGAAAGGGGAAACCGAGTGGTTCACGATCGGATCGATGGATCCGGCGGATAAGCACAACCTGCTGATCACGTTTCGCAATCGCGGCGCGGGCATCGAGCGGATCGAAATCACCACCCGCGACGAAAACGGCCGCTTTGCCTATCGCCGCGTCGACACACGAAGCGGCTATCTGGGCTACTTTGCCGGCCAACCCAACGCAAAGATCGACGGCGTCACGGTCAATGTCGTCGGACCGGGAACTCCCGCCGCGCTTGCCGTGGCCGCCAGCGGGGAAAAAGGCATTCAGGTCGGTGACGTGATCGTGGCGATCGGCGAAACCCCGATCGCGTCGGTCAGCGACATTCAAGAATCGCTTGCCACCTCCAAACCGGGCAACGCGGTCACCGTGGAAGTCGTCCGCGGCGGCGATTCGACCAAGACGTTATTGTTCGAAGCCAAACTCTCCGAGCACCCGCTGGATCTGATTCGGTTGGCAACCTACGGCGGCGACGATGAAATCAAAGGCAACCTGTCGCGTCTGTCCTGTCTTGTCACCCTGGCCCAAGTCGGCCGCAAATCGATCCCGATCGGAGAGCGATCGTTGCAATCGATGGCCGACCCCGAATCGCTGATGTGGACCGCCAGCCAACAGACCGGCGATGACGGCAGCGAGACGATCCGTTTTGAAACCACGATCGGTTCCCAGGCTTTGGAAAGCATCGGCGGAGAACCGGTGCGGATGACGCGGACGTTTACGATTCGGCCCCGCAGCTACGTCGTCGACATGGACGTCGAAGTCGTCAACCTGGGCGAAAATCCGCAAAACCTGGCACTGCGTCTGGAAGGCCCCAACGGGATCACACCCGAAGGCTGGTGGTACAGCAACAAGATCAGCCCCAACTTCAGCGGAGCAGCCGCCCGTGACGCGGTCTACCGAACGACGGCCGATGGGCATGGATTGATCAGCGGGATGACGCTGCTGAAAGAAGCTCGCAAGACGCCCGAGGACCCCAACTATCCCATCTTCGCCTCCGACAGCAGCGAAGCGGCGAGTGATTTGAAATACATCGGCGTCGACGCCCAGTACTTTGCCGTCGCGTTCATGCCGCCGCCAGAAAAATCCTCGGTGGGCTCCTACGACCGCGCCAGCGCAACGATCGTCGCGGACGCCTCGGACATCGAAAAACACAAAGAGAGGGCGGTCAACGTTTCGTTCTTCCTGAATGGAAAGACCATCGAGGTGCCGCCGGGCAAAGGGTTCGGCCAATCGGTCCAAATGTTTGCCGGACCGAAAGAGCCTGACTTGTTGGATCAACACGGGATCGGCGACTTCGTCTATTACGGCTGGTTCTCGTTCTTTTCCAGCCTGCTTTCCGGGCTGTTGCATATCCTGCAAAGCATCGTCGGTAACTATGCCGTCGCGATCGTCTTGTTGACCGTGATCGTCCGCGGTTGCATGTTCCCGCTTAGCCGAAACGCCGCGGTCAACGCCCAGCGGATGCAAGA containing:
- a CDS encoding protein-L-isoaspartate(D-aspartate) O-methyltransferase, with product MRRPLAIVILLIGAATATSADRFQAARDRLVDQRVATAGVTDTRVLDAIRRTPRHEFVPKSQWPRAYYDMALPIGHSQTISSPFIVASMTEALQPQSTDKVLEIGTGSGYQAAVLSPLVEHVYTIEIVRELGERAAETLARLDYGNVSTKIGDGFLGWPDAAPFDKIIVTCSPESVPTPLIEQLREGGVMIIPVGERYQQTLYRLIKTDGKLIREALRPTLFVPMTGEAEESRTTLPDPANPEAVNGDFEAAPSGDEASLLEFVPGWYYGRQVTQVESSAGDRAPQGNRYASFRNETPGRNSHLLQGIAIDGREVSQIRLSGTVRTEDIQKGPGSDAMPMIAISLYDELRSDLGTFYLGPFRGSRDWRQHSRLIRVPIKTREAILRVGLFGATGRADFDDVRLEKIGR
- a CDS encoding YidC/Oxa1 family insertase periplasmic-domain containing protein → MDRRTYTFVVASAAFLFFYLSLRAVVAPPQPEQAPPADQAAEVAAQDGGDVAQAESTAPTSDEVLGSGDEDAESETPETAGIASTKGETEWFTIGSMDPADKHNLLITFRNRGAGIERIEITTRDENGRFAYRRVDTRSGYLGYFAGQPNAKIDGVTVNVVGPGTPAALAVAASGEKGIQVGDVIVAIGETPIASVSDIQESLATSKPGNAVTVEVVRGGDSTKTLLFEAKLSEHPLDLIRLATYGGDDEIKGNLSRLSCLVTLAQVGRKSIPIGERSLQSMADPESLMWTASQQTGDDGSETIRFETTIGSQALESIGGEPVRMTRTFTIRPRSYVVDMDVEVVNLGENPQNLALRLEGPNGITPEGWWYSNKISPNFSGAAARDAVYRTTADGHGLISGMTLLKEARKTPEDPNYPIFASDSSEAASDLKYIGVDAQYFAVAFMPPPEKSSVGSYDRASATIVADASDIEKHKERAVNVSFFLNGKTIEVPPGKGFGQSVQMFAGPKEPDLLDQHGIGDFVYYGWFSFFSSLLSGLLHILQSIVGNYAVAIVLLTVIVRGCMFPLSRNAAVNAQRMQELAPEMKKIAEKYKDDMEGRLKAQQALQKRVGFNPLAGCLPMFLQLPIFMGLYRALSVDIDLRQKPLWSPNGWASNLAAPDQFMYWGDWMPDFIAGRGTGWLGPYLNILPIFVVVLFITQQKLFMPPATDEQTAMTQKVMTIMTLFMGLFFFRVPAGLCIYFIASSLWGIGERLLVKKTLPKGKHFDLDGDGDVIDAVATKRNGDGKKTLTEKLLEQVNQKTPEPPTTPPSKRKRPPKKKKR